Within the Gordonia westfalica genome, the region CTGTTCACCCCGCCCCTCGGGCGGAGCCGGCACCACGCGTGTCCAGACGCGCAGGCTGGGCCAGCGTCGGATACCGACCCGGCTGGTCACCGCGCTCGCCGCCCCGACGGCCCGGTGCGCGTTGCCGATCCGGAACGACAACGGCACCAGACGCCAGGGGACGAGCACGTATGAACCGTCGAGCACCACCACGCCCGCGGTGCGACCCGGGTACCGCCGGGCGAATGCCTCCACATACAGCGATGCCAGTGAATGGCCCACCACCACAACGGGTTCGTCGATGCCACGGGCGTCGAGCACCGCGATCATCCGCTCGACCTCGCCGAGCAGCGTCGGATAGTGCTGGCGGCCAACCGGACTCGACAACCCGTAGCCGGGGCGGTCGTAACGGATCACCCGCCACGACGACACCAGACGGGCGACCAGCGGATCGAGGTCGAACCAGTTGCTGCCCAGCGCCGCCATCAACAACAGCGGTGGCCCCGACCCCTCGTCGAGCACGTGCAGGCGATGATCCCCGACGGTGACGAAGGTGCCTGGCGCTGCGGGTTCGTCACCGTCGGTGGGAGCCATGCGTCAGGCGTCCTGCGGTTTGGCCAGCGGGAAGGCCAGCGATTCGCGGATCGACTGACCGGTGATGAGCATGACCACGCGGTCCACGCCCACGCCCAGTCCGCCGGTCGGCGGCATCGCGTACTCGAGGGCCTGCAGGAAGTCCTCGTCGAGTTCCATCGCCTCCGGGTCGCCGTCGGCGGCCAGGATCGACTGCTCGGTGAGACGCTTGCGCTGCTCCACCGGATCGGTGAGCTCGGTGTACGCGGTACCGAGCTCCACACCCCACGCGACGAGATCCCAGCGCTCCGCGACGCCGGGCTTGCTGCGGTGGGCACGGGTCAACGGCGACGTCGACGTCGGGAAGTCGGTGTAGAACGTCGGGAACGTCGTGCGGTCCTCGCCGAGGTGTTCGTAGAGTTCGAGCACGACCTGTCCGGCGTCCCAGTCCGGGCGGTAGTTGATCTCGAGGCGATCACACACCGCGCGGAGCTGTTCGACCGAGGTCTCCGCGGTGATCTCTTCTCCCGCACCCTCGGACACCACCTCGTGGACGGTCTTCACCGGCCACTCCCCCGAGATGTCCACGCGCTCTTCGTTTCCGTCCGCGTCGGTGCGGATGATGACCGGTTCGCCGTAGGCCGCCGTCGCCGCGTGCTGGATCATCTCGCGGGTGAGGTCCAGCATCTTCAGGTAATCGCTGTGTGCCTCATAGGCTTCCAGGCTCGTGAACTCCGGGTTGTGACTGAAGTCGACGCCCTCGTTGCGGAAGTTGCGGCCGATCTCGAACACCTTCTCCACACCGCCGACGCACAGTCGCTTCAAGTAGAGCTCCGGCGCGATCCGCAGGTAGAGGTCGAGGTTGTAGGCGTTGATGTGCGTCTGGAACGGTGTCGCGTTGGCGCCGCCGTGGATCTGCTGCAGGATCGGCGTCTCGACCTCCAGGAAGCCGCGGGCACCGAGGAAGTCGCGCAACGACTTCACCACCACGCTGCGGATCGCTAGGTTCTTCCGGGTCTCCTCGTTGATGGCGAGGTCGACGTAGCGCTGACGCACGCGTGCCTCGGGGTCGGTGAGACCGGCCCACTTGTCCGGCAAGGGTCGCAGGCACTTGCCGTTGATCCGCCAGGCGTCGATGAGGATCGACAGCGCACCCTTGCGGCTGGTGCCGATGACACCGCGCGCCTGGATCAGGTCGCCGAGGTCGACGTCGGTGCCGAAGTCGGGTGTACCCGAGATGATCCGCGAATCCTCGACCAGTACCTGAACCTCACCCGACCAGTCGTGCATGTCGGCGAACACCACCTTGCCGAAGTCGCGCAGACGCGTGACGCGGCCGGCGACGGTGACGACGGTGCCCTCGGGTTCGGTCCGCGCCTGCGCGATGGTGTGTGTCGGCTGGTCGGCGGGCGGGTACGGATCGAAACCACGCTCGACCAGACGGTCCATCTTCTCGAGCCGGACTCGCACCTGCTCGGGTCGGTGAACGACCGCGCCCTCGGGAGTCGCTGCCTCGGCCTCCAGTTCGGCGATCAGCGCTGGTGCATCGACGCCCGCCGGGATCGACGGCTGGCCCTCGATGTAGTGCTTGGCCCGCCCGAACGAGGGAAGGGTGATGAACCCCTCGGTGACGATCGCGGCGAGACCGACGCGCGGCAGGATGCGGTTGTCCTCGAAGCACAGGTACCGCGACTCCCAATCGGGCAGGTACTTGGCGTTCGACTTGTACAGCGATTCCATCTGGAAGAACCGCGAACCGAACATCAGCACCGAATAGCCCGCGCGCATGATCGGTCCGGCGCCGATCTGCGGCCCCTGCTCGAAGAAGGCGCGGAAGGCGGCGAAGTTGAGTGAGACCTCGGTGATCCCGAATTGTTCGGAGTTGCGGCACAATTCGGCGACCATCGTCTCGACGACGCCGTTGGGTCCCTGACGGTCGCGCCGCATCAGGTCCAGCGAGGCGCCGCGGCGGCCCCACGGGACGAACGAGAGCATGCCGACGACCTTCTCCTGGGAGGTGCCCTCGCCGACGACGGCCTCGACCAGCAGGCAGGCGTCATCGGCGCGATCGCCGATGCGCGACAACGCCATCGCGAAGCCGCGTTCCTCGTCGGTGTCCCGCCATTCGTCGGCGCGTGCGACGACCTTCTCCATCTCGGCATCGCCGATGTCGCCGTGGCGTCGGATCCGGACCGTCACGCCGGCACGCCGGGTGCGGGTGACGGCCTGGCGCACGGCCTTCATCGCCGGCCCGCTCAGGCTGAACTCGCGCGTGTGCAGGATGGCCTCGTCGCCGATGTTGAGCGAGATGAAACCGGCGGCGTCGTAGGCCGCGGCGCCACGTGAACTCGACCCGATGGAAGCCGGATGCCAACCGTATTTCTCACAGAGGGTGAGGAACTCCGTGATGGCGTCGGGCCACGACTCCGGGTCGCCGATCGGGTCACCGCCGGCGATCCCGACGCCCACCTCCACCCGGTAGGTGATCGCGGCCCGGCCGTCGGGCGAGAACACGACCGCCTTGTCGCGGCGCGTCGAGAAGTAGGCGAGCGAGTCATCGTCGTTGAACCTCGTGATGAGGGCGCGGATGAGTGCTTCGTCCTCCGCGGTCATCAGCCAGCGCAGTCGTTGCGACCGGAACAGCACGACCGCCGCGGCGATCAGCGCGAGCGCACCGAACAGACCCAGCAGGCCGTTGACGAAAACCGGGGCATGGCGACCGTCGAAGGACGCCTCCTGGTCGATCGCGCCGAAGGCGACCACGCGGTTGAACGCGTACGGCAGGCGATCTGCGCGGGTCAGCGTATGCGGGAAGGCCCAGACCAGCGCCCAGCCGAGCAGCGTTGCGATGCCGAGACCGACGACCAGCGTGGCGATCGCCGCGGGGATCGCACCCCGGCGCACTCTGGTGTGGAACTGTCGGTAGGTCGCCACGAGGAAGACCAACGCGGCGAGGTCGATGACCAGACCGATGTAGAGGTTGGTCCGATCCCACGACGTCACGTCGAGGTCGTCCTCGAGCGCCGGGATCAGGTAGAGCACGTTGCCCACCATGAAGAGCACCAGGTAGATCGCGCTGATCCACCAGGCGATCCGCTTGCGTGCCGACAACGCGATCGCGACCAGCGCCAGGACGAAAGCCCACGCGAAACTCGTGTCGGGCAGCGTGATGATGTAGTCGTCGACGTAGCGCCGAGGGTCGTGGATCAGATGGCGAAAGGCCGGAAACAGGCTGGACAGCAGCGCGATCGTCGCGAGTACACCGACGACGGTGCCCGCGACCTGAGGCGCATTGCGGCCGAATCCGGTAGGGCGCCTGATCTTGTCGAGGAGGACGAGGGAGCGTCGGTCGGCTGCGGTGGGAGTCCGCCGGGGTGCCTCGGGATGATCATCGGGGCTGGACGGGTCGACCGGCGCAAGGGGGGTGTCGGTGGCCATGCGTCGACGGTAGTCGTCCGCGGGGGTGTGCTCCGGTACTCCACGCTGAATCGGTCATGCGGCGGCACATATCCCGGCACACATCTGCATCCCCGTACCGGTGTCGCGGTGCCGGTGTGGCCGACGCTGAGAACACGGGGCATGATCGGGACCGTGTACGACGTGACGATCCGCGACGACTCCATCCGACTCGGCCAGTTCCTGAAACTGGCCAACCTCATCGAATCCGGTGCCGAGGCCAAAGAAGTCATCGCCGACGGTCTGGTGACGGTCAACGGCGAGGTCGAGACCCGGCGCGGACGTCAGCTCACGCTCGGCGATGTCGTCGAGGTGGGCGGGATGAGCGTGCGGGTCACCCGCGAAGAGGTCTGAGAATCCCCCCGGATACCGGAACCCCCGGCGTTGATCCCCCGGATCAGGAACGGACGCCGAGGCGTCTGAGTTCGGCCGGCGTGATGAGGCGTTCGGCCTCCGCAGGGAACATCGACGTCGAAGGACGGCGTCCGCCGAGTCGCCCCCCGGTGAGCGAATTCAGCAATGAGCCCCGGCGGGGCGAGTGAAATGTGTCAGCCAACTTCATGACCAATCACTTCCTGGTGCATTCACATTCGTTACAACGGACTCTGACTTTGATCTACTGTAGCGACAGTACCCATCGCTGTCTCCAGGTTTTTCGTGGCCTTCGCCACTAACCCCGAGCCCCGTCGACATGTGAGAGTCCACGTCCCCGGTGTCCCGGAAACGCGGCTGCCGTACATGTCGACTTAATCGATCATGGCACGGGAGTCGTTACGCTCCGGGTAGCGACGCGGCATCTACCAGCACCAATGCTACGCAGCGAACGCCGCGGCGTATGCCATCCACTCGGACCACATTCCGCCACCGACCCATCCGATCACGGTCCGACAACCGAATGGCTGCCATCCCCCAGCGGTGG harbors:
- a CDS encoding alpha/beta fold hydrolase — its product is MAPTDGDEPAAPGTFVTVGDHRLHVLDEGSGPPLLLMAALGSNWFDLDPLVARLVSSWRVIRYDRPGYGLSSPVGRQHYPTLLGEVERMIAVLDARGIDEPVVVVGHSLASLYVEAFARRYPGRTAGVVVLDGSYVLVPWRLVPLSFRIGNAHRAVGAASAVTSRVGIRRWPSLRVWTRVVPAPPEGRGEQQRRWSKRVFGQPPFLLAMMVENAAFGAMNKTLRGLRRTAPMPRVPVVVVVASSTIRGWRVFWEWKQRRYADLLGAGETVVLSRAKHFLVSERPDDVAEIINGLGKGPSAEPTRE
- the lysX gene encoding bifunctional lysylphosphatidylglycerol synthetase/lysine--tRNA ligase LysX; the protein is MATDTPLAPVDPSSPDDHPEAPRRTPTAADRRSLVLLDKIRRPTGFGRNAPQVAGTVVGVLATIALLSSLFPAFRHLIHDPRRYVDDYIITLPDTSFAWAFVLALVAIALSARKRIAWWISAIYLVLFMVGNVLYLIPALEDDLDVTSWDRTNLYIGLVIDLAALVFLVATYRQFHTRVRRGAIPAAIATLVVGLGIATLLGWALVWAFPHTLTRADRLPYAFNRVVAFGAIDQEASFDGRHAPVFVNGLLGLFGALALIAAAVVLFRSQRLRWLMTAEDEALIRALITRFNDDDSLAYFSTRRDKAVVFSPDGRAAITYRVEVGVGIAGGDPIGDPESWPDAITEFLTLCEKYGWHPASIGSSSRGAAAYDAAGFISLNIGDEAILHTREFSLSGPAMKAVRQAVTRTRRAGVTVRIRRHGDIGDAEMEKVVARADEWRDTDEERGFAMALSRIGDRADDACLLVEAVVGEGTSQEKVVGMLSFVPWGRRGASLDLMRRDRQGPNGVVETMVAELCRNSEQFGITEVSLNFAAFRAFFEQGPQIGAGPIMRAGYSVLMFGSRFFQMESLYKSNAKYLPDWESRYLCFEDNRILPRVGLAAIVTEGFITLPSFGRAKHYIEGQPSIPAGVDAPALIAELEAEAATPEGAVVHRPEQVRVRLEKMDRLVERGFDPYPPADQPTHTIAQARTEPEGTVVTVAGRVTRLRDFGKVVFADMHDWSGEVQVLVEDSRIISGTPDFGTDVDLGDLIQARGVIGTSRKGALSILIDAWRINGKCLRPLPDKWAGLTDPEARVRQRYVDLAINEETRKNLAIRSVVVKSLRDFLGARGFLEVETPILQQIHGGANATPFQTHINAYNLDLYLRIAPELYLKRLCVGGVEKVFEIGRNFRNEGVDFSHNPEFTSLEAYEAHSDYLKMLDLTREMIQHAATAAYGEPVIIRTDADGNEERVDISGEWPVKTVHEVVSEGAGEEITAETSVEQLRAVCDRLEINYRPDWDAGQVVLELYEHLGEDRTTFPTFYTDFPTSTSPLTRAHRSKPGVAERWDLVAWGVELGTAYTELTDPVEQRKRLTEQSILAADGDPEAMELDEDFLQALEYAMPPTGGLGVGVDRVVMLITGQSIRESLAFPLAKPQDA
- a CDS encoding RNA-binding S4 domain-containing protein, which gives rise to MIGTVYDVTIRDDSIRLGQFLKLANLIESGAEAKEVIADGLVTVNGEVETRRGRQLTLGDVVEVGGMSVRVTREEV